A region from the Desulfitobacterium dehalogenans ATCC 51507 genome encodes:
- a CDS encoding MBL fold metallo-hydrolase, producing the protein MNAPLEKLELRIEYIHHSGFTVETDRDFLVFDYYQGQVQFPSNKRITVFSSHVHPDHYNPEIFQWQSQYPDIHYILSSDIQGHPQLPQVQENLIFLSPYEEVHRDDLKIRTYGSTDVGISFLVELDVKEGIHLFHAGDLNWWHWWGEPQEDILWAEKMFKEEIAKIKEERIDIAFFPVDPRLEQYYSIGAEYFIQEINPQVLVPMHFGEDYKSIQSFVEKMASSSTEILGITQSNQHFAI; encoded by the coding sequence ATGAACGCTCCGCTAGAAAAGCTAGAACTTCGTATTGAGTATATCCATCACAGCGGTTTCACAGTGGAAACCGATCGGGACTTCCTGGTCTTTGACTATTATCAGGGTCAAGTCCAATTTCCAAGCAATAAAAGGATCACTGTTTTTTCCTCCCATGTCCACCCGGATCATTATAATCCTGAAATCTTCCAGTGGCAAAGCCAATACCCCGACATTCATTATATTCTCAGCTCGGATATTCAAGGCCATCCTCAACTGCCTCAAGTCCAAGAGAATCTTATTTTCTTATCCCCTTATGAAGAAGTTCATAGGGATGACCTGAAGATTAGGACCTATGGATCTACCGATGTGGGAATCTCTTTTCTTGTGGAACTGGACGTAAAGGAAGGGATTCATCTCTTCCATGCCGGAGACCTCAACTGGTGGCACTGGTGGGGAGAACCCCAAGAAGATATCCTTTGGGCAGAAAAAATGTTCAAAGAAGAAATCGCCAAAATAAAAGAAGAAAGGATTGATATTGCCTTCTTCCCTGTGGATCCCCGACTTGAACAGTATTATTCTATAGGAGCGGAGTATTTTATTCAGGAGATCAATCCTCAAGTCCTTGTTCCCATGCATTTCGGAGAGGATTATAAATCCATTCAATCCTTTGTGGAAAAAATGGCCTCTTCCTCCACTGAAATTTTAGGAATCACCCAAAGCAATCAGCACTTTGCCATCTGA
- the rnk gene encoding nucleoside diphosphate kinase regulator encodes MSRKISITAVDRERLLKLINKEREFGTAKNKDYLKDLEHELNGADVVPSEGIPSNAITMNSKILLKDLETGEETIYTLVYPEDADLLEDKISILAPVGTAILGYREGDIIDWKVPGGVVRLKVEKLLYQPEASGDYDL; translated from the coding sequence ATGAGTAGAAAGATCAGTATTACAGCTGTGGATCGTGAGCGTCTGCTAAAACTTATCAATAAAGAAAGAGAGTTTGGCACCGCCAAAAACAAGGATTACTTAAAAGATCTTGAGCATGAGTTAAATGGGGCAGATGTGGTGCCCTCGGAAGGAATTCCTTCGAATGCCATAACTATGAATTCGAAGATATTACTGAAGGATCTGGAGACGGGTGAAGAAACCATCTATACCTTAGTATATCCTGAAGATGCGGATCTTTTAGAGGATAAGATTTCGATTCTTGCCCCTGTGGGGACGGCTATTCTTGGCTATCGGGAAGGAGATATCATCGACTGGAAAGTTCCCGGCGGTGTTGTCCGGCTTAAGGTGGAAAAGCTCCTTTATCAGCCTGAGGCTTCAGGAGACTACGATCTCTAA
- a CDS encoding 2'-5' RNA ligase family protein: MSYAINLYFNEEAEQSIMRIWESLALLNIGKCMSCTNGRPHITLAIYNDLDLTKAKEMINALAQAVHSFKLAFLQIGIFPLHKGTIFLTPNLTDDLFQVHRMLHDAFSAWEEEGWDYYKPQIWHPHCTLSMETPVEEIPKMLEEILKDFQSIEVTIESIGMASLDPIEYLCEFPLNKHEEQ; encoded by the coding sequence ATGAGCTATGCAATTAATCTCTACTTCAATGAAGAAGCAGAACAATCCATAATGAGAATATGGGAGTCATTAGCTCTCTTGAATATTGGCAAATGCATGTCCTGCACCAACGGCAGGCCCCATATCACCTTAGCTATATATAATGATCTGGACTTGACCAAGGCCAAAGAAATGATCAATGCTCTGGCTCAAGCAGTTCATTCCTTTAAGTTGGCATTTCTTCAAATCGGGATTTTTCCACTTCATAAGGGAACCATCTTTTTGACCCCTAACCTAACCGACGATCTGTTTCAAGTTCATAGAATGCTCCATGATGCCTTCTCAGCTTGGGAAGAGGAAGGCTGGGACTATTACAAACCCCAGATTTGGCATCCCCATTGCACCCTTTCCATGGAGACTCCAGTGGAGGAGATACCCAAGATGCTGGAAGAGATCTTAAAGGATTTTCAATCCATCGAGGTGACTATTGAATCCATAGGGATGGCTTCGTTGGATCCAATTGAGTATTTATGTGAATTTCCCCTGAATAAACATGAGGAACAGTAA
- a CDS encoding alanine/glycine:cation symporter family protein, translating to MEALHSFIVWLNGYLWGPPILVLLFGTHLFLTFRTRGIQRYIFKGIKLSLTKDPDATGDVSQFGALTTALAATIGTGNIVGVATAVALGGPGAVLWCWLTGVFGIATKYGEALLAVKYRVKTADGTMLGGPMYALERGLGQKWLAVLFCIFTSIAAFGIGNMTQANSISVMLDTQFNINPILTGVILAALTGVVIIGGVKWIARVCEKFVPFMAIAYVLGCIIILIMNSQYVWPAVVLICKSAFTPTAAGGGFIGASIIMAARYGIARGLFSNESGLGSAPIVAAAAQTRNPVRQALVSATGTFWDTVVVCLMTGLVVVSSVISNPTAAEGLKGGDLTSMAFNQIPVIGPIVLTFGLLTFVFSTILGWSYYGERAVEYLFGKKGILPYRLLWVLAVLAGSLVTLQFVWDLADAMNAMMAIPNLVALLLLSGVIVSETKKYLWEDRLDEASEEPIPVIQNK from the coding sequence ATGGAGGCCTTGCACAGTTTTATTGTCTGGTTGAACGGCTATCTCTGGGGTCCACCTATTCTTGTTTTACTTTTTGGTACGCACTTATTCCTTACTTTCCGTACTCGTGGTATTCAAAGGTACATTTTTAAAGGGATTAAATTATCACTTACTAAGGATCCTGATGCTACCGGTGATGTGAGTCAATTCGGAGCTCTAACTACCGCTCTCGCCGCTACCATCGGAACCGGTAATATCGTCGGAGTAGCTACGGCCGTGGCTTTGGGAGGTCCCGGTGCAGTACTTTGGTGCTGGCTTACCGGGGTCTTCGGGATTGCCACAAAATATGGCGAAGCCTTATTGGCGGTGAAATATCGGGTTAAAACCGCTGACGGCACCATGCTGGGTGGTCCTATGTATGCTTTGGAAAGAGGCCTGGGACAGAAGTGGCTGGCTGTACTCTTCTGTATCTTTACTTCCATTGCCGCCTTTGGTATTGGTAATATGACTCAAGCTAACTCTATTTCCGTTATGCTGGATACTCAATTCAATATCAACCCTATCTTGACAGGCGTTATCTTAGCTGCCCTCACAGGGGTTGTTATTATCGGCGGCGTAAAATGGATCGCTCGGGTCTGTGAAAAATTTGTTCCCTTTATGGCGATTGCTTATGTCCTTGGTTGTATCATTATCCTGATTATGAATTCTCAATATGTCTGGCCAGCCGTTGTCTTGATCTGTAAATCAGCTTTCACCCCAACGGCTGCCGGCGGCGGATTCATCGGTGCCAGCATTATCATGGCTGCCCGTTACGGGATTGCCCGAGGGCTTTTCTCCAATGAGTCCGGTTTAGGTTCTGCTCCCATCGTAGCTGCGGCTGCTCAAACCAGGAACCCTGTCCGTCAAGCTCTCGTATCCGCTACGGGAACCTTCTGGGATACCGTTGTTGTCTGCTTAATGACCGGTCTTGTCGTCGTTAGCAGTGTCATTAGCAACCCGACTGCTGCCGAAGGGTTAAAAGGCGGCGATTTGACTTCCATGGCTTTTAATCAAATTCCGGTAATTGGTCCCATCGTTTTAACTTTTGGTCTTCTGACTTTCGTTTTCTCCACTATCCTTGGTTGGTCTTATTATGGTGAAAGAGCTGTAGAATATCTCTTCGGTAAAAAAGGAATCCTTCCTTACCGCCTCCTCTGGGTTCTCGCCGTTTTAGCCGGTTCTTTGGTAACCCTTCAATTCGTCTGGGATTTAGCGGACGCGATGAATGCTATGATGGCTATTCCAAACCTGGTGGCACTCCTCCTCTTAAGCGGAGTTATTGTCTCCGAAACCAAGAAGTACTTATGGGAAGATCGTCTGGATGAAGCTTCTGAAGAGCCCATTCCTGTGATTCAGAATAAGTAA
- a CDS encoding VOC family protein: MILMKFIFTHNNINVLNLEKSLKFYDEALGLKEVKRIAPESGEFILVYLGDGVTAHTLELTWLRDRTEPYNLGENEFHLALTVDDFQAAHEHHKKMGCICYENEAMGIYFINDPDNYWVEILPSSMG; this comes from the coding sequence ATGATTCTGATGAAATTTATATTTACTCACAATAATATCAATGTGCTGAACCTGGAAAAAAGCCTTAAGTTTTATGATGAGGCATTGGGGTTAAAAGAAGTCAAACGTATAGCTCCGGAGAGCGGGGAATTTATTCTTGTCTATCTGGGTGATGGGGTAACCGCCCATACTTTAGAACTTACATGGTTAAGGGATCGAACGGAACCCTATAATCTGGGCGAGAATGAATTTCATCTGGCTTTAACGGTGGATGATTTCCAAGCAGCTCATGAACATCATAAAAAAATGGGATGCATCTGCTATGAAAATGAAGCTATGGGTATCTATTTTATCAATGATCCGGACAACTACTGGGTGGAGATTCTTCCTAGTTCAATGGGATAA